From the genome of Streptomyces spinoverrucosus:
TCGGCGCACACTTCGGGCACGCCGACTTCGCGCAGGGCCCGACGGAGTAGATGCGTCCGGGTCCGCTGCTTGCCGTCGTGCTTGACGAGGATGTCCTCGGGGCGGCGCAGCGGCACCACTCCCGGCTTTCCGCGTTGATGTGCCTGGCCCAGGAAGTGGGCGGTGCTCAGGCCCTCCTCCGCTGTCCACTCGGGGAACAGCGCGCGCAGCCGACTGTTGTAGGGGTCCAGACCCAATGCGCGAAGAGCACCGGCTATGGACGTCGACCGCTCAAGAGCGCGCCGCAGTTCGTCGGCCGGGGGTCTGTCGACCTCCTTTGCCCGCGTCCGCCGGGGCATATGGGAGACGTCGATGCCGAAGTGATCGAATCGACTGACGAGATGGCGGCGGAGCTTGTCGTACGGCGGGGTGCCGAAGAACGCGACGACCTCGTCGATGTCCGCGCACTGCCGGGCGGCCTCGGCCAGCCGCTCTCGGGTGTACTGAACGCCTCTGTTCATACGACGCCGCCCTTGGCGCGTCGCTTGCCCCGCCCTCGGTAATTGTCGGTGGTCGAGTGGCAGTTGGGGCAGAGAAAGCGCAGGTTCTCGATGCGGTTGTCCCGCCAGTTGCCGTCGATGTGGTCGACCTCCAGGGGCAGCGGACGCCCTCGCCAAACGGCTTCCGCGCCGCACAGGGCGCACCGCTCTGGCATGCCCTTCGCGGTCATGGCCCACTTGAGTCGATCGCTCGGGATGCGCCGAGCCCGATCGGCAGGCTGCTCGACAAGCAAGCCCTCCGGCGTTCGGGGCCGCCGCGCCTGCCCCCGCCGGTTCGGCGCCTGAAAGTGAGAGATGTCGATGCCGTACGCCCTGATCCGCCGACTGATGTGCGTGTGGTGCCCGCCTACCACCTCAAGCCCGAGATGCCGCAGCACCTCGCACATGTTGGTCGAGGCCGACACTGCTGCCTGCAGGATCTCCCGCGTCCACTTGACGCCCTCCCGCTCGAAGTGCGAGGTGTCCACGCCCAGCTTCGTCATGCGCCCCATGACGTACCGCCGCGTAGAGCTCCCCGGATCCACCCCCAACCACCCCAACGCCTCCGACAACGTCCGCGCCCCCCGAGCCGCCTCCTCCAGCCGCTCCCTGGTGTACGCACTGGCGCCCATCGAACCCCCTCCGTACTCGGGCATACGTTCCTGACCCGCACGGAGTAACGAAGCGCTCGTCCGGCAGTCACGCCGGACATGCCGAGCGGCCTGTACCAGGTCCCCGGTACAGGCCGCCGAACGTACGCTCAGATGCCCAGATCCTTGATGATCTTGGCTACGTGGCCGGTCGCACGGACGTTGTACAGGGCCCGTTCGACCTTGCCCTCCTCGTCCACGACGATCGTGGAGCGGATGACGCCCATGTACGTCTTGCCGTAGTTCTTCTTCTCGCCGTACGCGCCGTAGGTCTCGATGACGGTCTTGTCCGGGTCGCCGAGGAGCGTGACCTTCAGGGATTCCTTGTCGCGGAACTTGGCCAGCTTCTCGGGGCTGTCCGGCGAGACGCCGATCACGTCGTAGCCCGCGCCGGCCAGCAGGTCGAGGTTGTCCGTGAAGTCGCAGGCCTGCTTGGTGCAGCCGGGCGTCAGCGCCGCGGGGTAGAAGTAGACGATGACCTTGCGGCCCTTGTGGTCCGCGAGGGACACCTCGTTGCCGTCGGCGTCGGGCAGGGTGAAGGCGGGGGCCACGTCCCCGGGCTGGAGTCGATCGCTCATCCGGCTAGCGTAACCGGGGGTGCTGACGGTGCGGTCGCCCATGGAGCTGACAGACTGTCCGGAACAGCATCAGCTTCACTTCGGAGGCCGTACCGTGGCGGACACGTCGGACACCAGAACCCCGGCGCAGATCGAGGCGGACATCAGGCGCCGCCGCGACGTGCTGGCCGAGACACTCGACGAGATCGGGGCGCGGGTGCACCCGAAGACGATCGTCGGGGACGCCAAGGCCAAGGTCGTGTCGAATGTCGATCACACCCTCGGACGGGCCTACGTCCAGGTCAACCGGGCGGTGAGCGACGTCAAGGCGCAGTTCGTGGACGAGAACGGCTCGCCCCGGATGGCGCGCGTACTGCCCGCCGCGCTCGTCGCCGTCGGTGTCGTCGGGCTGCTCGTGCTCGGCCCCCGGCGCCGCAAGCGCTGACCCAGCGGCGTACGAATGCCTCGATTGCAGGTAGGTTCAAGAGCGTGAGCGGTAACAGAAACGACCACAGTACCCATCCCGACAAGCTCCCCATCCGGATGCTGCACGACCGTGTGCTCGTGCGGCAGGACACCAGTGAGGGCGAGCGGCGTTCCGGTGGCGGCATCCTGATCCCCGCCACGGCGGCCGTGGGCCGTCGGCTGGCGTGGGCGGAGGTCGTCGCGGTGGGGCAGAACGTACGGACCGTCGAGCCGGGCGACCGGGTGCTGTACGACCCGGAGGATCGCGCCGAGGTGGAGGTGCGCGGCGTCGCGTACGTCCTGATGCGCGAGCGCGATCTGCACGCGGTGGCGGCGGACCGGTTCGAGGGGTCCGAGGACTCCACGGGGCTGTATCTGTAGGTCGGAGCGGTGAGAAAGGGCTGGTGGCCTTGGTCACCAGCCCTTCGCCGTGCCCTTTGCTACCTTGGGGAGGCACCCGACGAGACGCGCCGTACCGGGTTGAAGGCAAAGACGACGCACCCCCGTCAGTCCGCCTGTCTCTCGGAGGTGCCTCTCATGGCCTGGGTTCTGCTGATCATCGCCGGTGTGCTCGAAGTCGGCTGGTCGATCGGGATGAAGTACACCGACGGTTTCACCCGGCTCGTCCCCAGCCTGTTCACCGGCGCCGGCATCGTCGCCAGCATGCTGCTGCTCTCCTACGCCGCGAAGTCGCTGCCCATCGGTACCGCCTACGGCGTCTGGGTCGGGATCGGCGCGGCCGGGTCGGCGGTGCTCGGCATGGTGGTGCTGGGTGAGCCGGCCACCGCCGCCCGGATCTTCTTCGTCTGTCTGCTGCTGGTCGCCGTCGTGGGCCTGAAGGCGACCTCCGGTCACTGATCCGGGTTCACTGGCGCCGGGTGCCCGGTGTGCCCCCGGTCGTGCCTGTGGACGTTCCGCCGTCGGTGGTGCCGCCCTGGCTGCCGCCGGTGCTGGTGTCGCCGCCGGAGCTCGTGTCCCCGCCGGTGGTGGTCCCGCCGTCCGTCGTGCCGCCGTCGGAGCTCGTGCCGCCGTCCGTCGTCGTTCCGCCGTCGGTGCTCGCGCCGTCCGTGGGCGTGCCCCCGGTCGTCGTACCGCCGTCGCCGGTCGTCCCGCCGTCACTCGTGCCGCCCTGCGCCTCGCCCGGGGTCTGGGAGTCGTCGGTGCCGGGCGTGTCCTCGTCGGCCGGGGCGTCGGTGTTCTCGCCGCCGGCGGGCGGGGCCGGGGGCATGTACACCACGTCGGCGCCGTCCTGGAGCCGCAGGTCGAAGTCGGTGACCGGGGTGCCTTCGAGGGCGTCCCTGGTGAACTGGGCCCAGATCTCGGCGGGCGGCCCGCTGCCGTTGACGCGCTCCAGGCCCGTCGCGCCGTACAGCGACTTGTGGGCGGCCGTGACCGGGTCCTGGCCCATCACGGCGACGACGGTGGCCAGGTCGGGGGTGTAGCCCGCGAACCAGGCCGCCTGGTCCTCCTCGGCCGTGCCGGTCTTGCCCGCGGCCGGACGGCCGGCGGCCTGCGCGGGGGTGCCGGTGCCCTGCTGCACGACGCTGCGCAGCACGGACGTCGTGGTGTCGGCGGCCTCGCGGCTGACGGCCTGGTTGGTCCGCCGCTCGGGCAGGTCGATCACCTCGGCGCCCTCCCGGGTGATCTTCTCGACCATGGTGTACGGGCCGTGCTCGCCGTGGTTGGCGAGGGTGGCGTAGGCCTTGGCCATGTCGAGGACGCTCGCCTGGGCGACGCCGAGCGCGATCGACGGGTAGGGGCCCAGTTCCGGGGTGCTGGAGGGCACGCCGAGGTCGACCGCGGTGCGCATGACCTTGTCGGGGCCGACGTCGACGGCCATCTGCGCGTACACCGAGTTCACGGACTTGTCGGTGGCCTCGCGGACCGTGATGGGGCCGTAGGAGAACTGGTCCTCGTTCTCCGGCGCGTAGCCGCCGTCCCAGCCCTGCACCGGGCGCTTGTTGGTGCCGTCGTAGTAGGTGTTGGGCGTGATGGGGAAGCCGTTCTGGGTGGTGGACCGGTTCTCGACGGCCGAGGTGAGGACGAACGGCTTGAAGATGGAGCCGACCTGGAAGTCCCGCCGGGTGGCGCCGTTGGTGTACTGCTTGACGTAGTCGATGCCGCCGTACATCGCGACGACCTTGCCCGTCCTGGGGTCGACGGCGACGCCGCCCGCGCGGACGTAGGTGTCGACCTCGCGGTTGTCCTTGTCCAGCTTGGAGATCAGCTGGTCGTTGACGGCCTTGACGAAGGCGTCCTGCTTGGGTTTCTGCAGGGTGGTGGTGATGCGGTAGCCGCCCGCTTCGAGGGAGTCCTCGTCGACGATGTCGTTCTCGACGAGGTACTGCTTGACCGCGTCGACGAGATAGCCGCGCTGCCCGGACATGCCGGTGGAGACGGTGGCCTCCTTCGGCATCGGGAACTTCAGGCCCGTCCGCTCGGACCGGGTGAGCCAGCCTTCCTTGACCATGCCGTCCAGGACGTAGTTCCAGCGGGCCTGGGCGGCGGGCTTGTTCTCCGGGTGGGCGACGACGTCGTACTCGCTGGGCGCGTTCAGCAGCGCGGCGAGGTAGGCGCCGCGGGCCGCGTCCAGGTCGGTGGCGTCCATGCCGTAGTAGGCCTGGGCGGCGGCCTGGATGCCGTAGGCGTTGCGACCGAAGTAGCTGGTGTTGAGGTAGCCCTCCAGGATTTCGTCCTTGCTCTTCTCCTGGTCGAGCTTGATCGAGATGAAGAACTCCTTGACCTTCCGGGTGACCGTCTGCTCCTGGGCCAGGTAGTAGTTCTTGACGTACTGCTGGGTGATCGTGGAGCCCGACTGCCTGCCCTTGCCGGTGGCCGTGTTCCAGGCCGCGCGGACCATCGCCTTGGGGTCGATCGCGGACTCGGTGTAGAAGTCGCGGTCCTCGGCGGCGAGCACGGCGTGCTGGGCGTCCTTGGAGATCTGGGCGAGGGTGACGTTCTCCCGGTTGACCTCGCCGTCCCGGGCGAGCTGGGAGCCGTCGGCGTAGAGGTAGACGTTGCTCTGCTTGGTCGCCAGCGAGTTCGCGGTCGGGATGTGGACCATCGAGTAGCCGAGGTAGAACAGGCCGATCAGCAGCAGGACGCCGATGACGAAGGTGGCCAGCAGCATGCGCCAGGTCGGGATGATCCGGCGCCAGCCGGTGCGCTTCGGCCGCCTGGGTTTCCCCTCCCCGGGCCCGGGCCCGCCCTGGTTCGGCTGCTGCGGCTGCGGCTCGTCGCTCATGTCGTGCACGGACTCCTGTGTTTTCCCTCGTACGTGATCTGCGCCCCCATGTGAAGACTCTCGCACCGGTCGTTCCGTTCCCGGTTCCCGGTACGTGTCCCGCCGGAAATTGCCTGGCAGGCCGGATCGGCCGCGTACTAGGCTCCTGCGCTTCGGTGTCGGGCTGGTCGGGGACGGTGGTTCGGTGTGGGCGCGGGACGGTTGTACGTGGCCGTCGCGGTGGGGAGTTTCCGACGGTACGCGACCTATCGGGCGGCCACGGCCGCCGGGGTGTTCACCAGCACCGTCTTCGGGCTGATCCTCGTGTACACCTACCTGGCCCTGTGGGACGAGAGGCCGCACCTCGGCGGGTACGACCAGGCGCAGGCCGTCACCTATGTGTGGCTCGGGCAGGCGCTGTTCGCGGCGCTGGCCATTCAGGGCGGCGGCTTCGAGAACGAGTTCATGGAGCGTATCCGTACGGGTGATGTAGCGATCGACCTGTACCGGCCGGCGGATCTCCAACTGTGGTGGCTGGCGAGCGATCTGGGCAGGGCGCTGTTCCAGCTGCTGGGCCGTGGCGTGCTTCCCTTCGCGTTCGGGGCACTGGTGTTCCCGGTGGCGCTGCCCGACGATCCGCTGGTCTGGGGGGCGTTCCTGGGCGCGGTGCTGCTCGGGGCGGTCGTCAGCTTCGCGATCCGGTACCTGGCGGCGCTGAGCGTGTTCTGGCTGCTGGACGGCGCGGGCATGCTGCAGATGGTGATGATCGCCGGGCTGTTCTGCTCGGGGATGACACTGCCGCTGAACGTCTTCCCGGGGGAGTTCGGCGAGATCGTACGGGCCCTGCCGTGGTCGTCGTTGCTCCAGGCGCCGGCGGATGTGCTGCTGGGGCAGGCCGATCCGGTGGGCACGTATCTCTTCCAGGGGGCGTGGGCGGTGGCGCTGCTGGCGGCGGGGCGGCTGCTGCAGTCGGCGGCGACGCGGCGGGTGGTGGTCCAGGGTGGGTGAGGGGCTGCGCGCCTACCGGCTGATCGTCGGGATGTGGATCCGCTCCACGCTGACCTACCGCGCCTCCTTCGTCATGACCGTGCTCGGCAACGTCCTGCTGACCGGGCTCGACTTCGTCGCGATCCTGCTGATGTTCTCGCAGGTCGACACGCTCGGCGGCTACACGCTGCCGGAGGTCGCCTTCCTCTACGGCCTGTCCGTCGTCTCCTTCGGACTCGCGCATCTGGCGTTCGGGCCGGTCGGCGACCTGGGCAGGCGGGTGCGCGACGGCACGCTCGACATGCTGCTGGTCCGTCCGGCGCCGATGCTCGCGCAGGTCGCCGCGGACCGGTTCGCGCTGCGCCGCCTGGGCCGGTTCCTTCAGGGGCTGCTGGTGCTGGGCTACGCGCTGGCCTCGGTCGACGTCGACTGGACCGCGCCGAAACTGCTGCTGATGCCGGTGACGGTGGTCAGCGGCGCCGCGATCTTCGCGGCGGTGTTCGTGGCGGGCGCGGCCTTCCAGTTCGTGACGCAGGACGCCTCCGAGGTGCAGAACGCGTTCACCTACGGCGGTACGACGTTGTTGCAGTATCCGCCGACCGTGTTCGGCAAGGAGTTGGTGCGCGGGGTGACGTTCGTGCTGCCGCTGGCCTTCGTCAACTGGCTGCCCGCGAGCTACGTGCTGGGGCGGCCGTATCCGCTGCGGCTGCCGCAGTGGGTGGCGTTCACGCCGCCGCTGGTGGCGGTGGGGTGCTGTGCGCTTGCCGGGCTGGCGTGGCGGGCGGGGCTCAGGTCGTATCGGAGTACGGGGAGCTGAGGGGTTCATGAGCGGCGGATTCATCGAGGTGGACCGCGTCGAGAAGGTGTTCGACGTGCGCAAGCGGACCGGTTTCCTGCGGCGGGAGCGGCGGCGGGTGCGGGCGGTCGACGGGATCTCCTTCGCCGTGCAGCGCGGTGAGATGGTCGGTTACATCGGCCCGAACGGCGCCGGGAAGTCGACCACGATCAAGATGCTGACCGGCATCCTCACGCCGAGCGGCGGTCGGCTGCGGGTCGCGGGCATCGACCCGTCCCGGGAGCGGACGCGGCTGGCGCACCGCATAGGGGTGGTGTTCGGGCAGCGGACGACGCTGTGGTGGGACCTGCCGCTGATCGACTCGTACCGGCTGATGCACCGCATGTACCGCATCCCCGACGCCCGTTACCGCGCGAACCTCGACCGGTGCGTCGAACTGCTGGAGCTCGCCGACCTGTTGGACGTGCCCGTGCGGCAACTCTCCCTCGGCCAGCGGATGCGCGGGGACATCGCGGCGGCGCTGCTGCACGACCCCGAGGTGCTGTACCTCGACGAGCCGACCATCGGCCTGGACGTCGTCTCCAAGGCCAGGGTGCGGGAGTTCCTGCGCGACCTCAACGCCGAGCGCGGCACGACGGTGCTGCTCACCACGCACGACCTCCAGGACATCGAGCAGCTCTGCTCCCGGGTGATGGTCATCGACCACGGGCGGCTGATGTACGACGGCCCGCTCGCCGGGCTGCACGAGGCGGGGGAGAGCGAGCGGACCCTCGTCGTCGACCTGGAACGCGAGCTGCCGCCGATCGAGGCGCCGGCGCCGGCGCGGGTGGTGCGGGTGGAGGGGCCCCGGCAGTGGCTGGCGTTCCCGGCGGCGCAGTCGGCGGCGCCGCTGGTGGCGCGGATCGCGGCGGAGTACCCGCTGGTGGACCTGTCGGTGCGGGAGCCGGACATCGAGGACGTGATCGCGAAGATGCTGCGCTCAATGGGGGACACCCCCAAACCCCCGCAGGAGAGGGCGACCGCATAGTGCCGCCGGCGGGGAAAACGTAGGCTGCTGTCCATGACCGACGATGCCCCGGAGCTGCGTGCCTCCGACGCCGATCGAGAGCGAGTCGCCGAGGTCCTGCGGGACGCCCTCGCCGAGGGACGGCTGGACATGGCGGAGTTCGAGGAGCGGCTGGATGCGACGTACCAGGCACGCACGTACGGGGAGCTGGCGCCCATCACGCGGGATCTGCCGGTCGCGGGCCGGGCCTTGGGTGACTCGGTGTCACTGACCAAGGAGCCCGCGCCGCGCGGGAGTTGGGCCGAGCGGATCACCGGGCGCGAGGGCTCCTCGTCGTGGGGCGTGGCGGTGATGGCCGGGTTCCAGCGCAAGGGTCACTGGACCGTGCCGAAGCGGTTCCAGTGCTTCACGTTCTGGGGCGGCGGGGAGATCGATCTGCGCGAGGCGTACTTCGCCGACCGCGAGGTCGAGATCAACTGCGTGGCGATCATGGGTGGCGTGAACATCGTCGTGCCGCCCGGCGTCGAGGTCGTCGTCCGCGGCATCGGCATCATGGGCGGCTTCGACAGCCGCGAGGACGGCGTGCCGGGCGAGCCGGGCGCCCCGCGGGTGATCGTCTCCGGGTTCGCCTTCTGGGGCGGCGTCGGCGTGGAGCGCAAGCCGACGCGCGCCCAGCGGCGGCAGCAGCGGGAGGTCGAGGGCGCCGACCGGGGGATGCTGGGGCACGGCTGGGGGCACGACCAGCGGCGGAGGGACACCGAGTAGCCGGTTACAGCCGCGCCGGAGCCGAGCCCTTCAACGACTCCAGGTCGAACTCCTGAGCCATCCGCTCGTATCCCCGGTCGTTGGGGTGCAGATGGTCGCCCGAGTCGTAGTCCGGGTCGAACCTGCGCGGGTCGTACGCGTCCCGTAGCGCCCTGTCGAAGTCGACCACCGCGTCGAAGACCCGCCCGGACCGGATCTCGGCGTTGATCGCCTGCCGTACCGCCTCCCGCTCGGCGCTGTAGCCGCGGTGGCCGCCGAAGGGCATCAGGGTCGCGCCGATGACCCTGATGCCGCGGGCGTGGGCCTGGCCGGTCAGCGTGCGCAGGCCGTCGAGGATCAGCTCGGGGTCGGTGACGGAGGGGTTGCGCAGGATGTCGTTGATGCCGAGGTCGATGACGACGACCTTGACGTTCGTGCGGCCGAGGACGTCACGCGGGAAGCGGGTGAGGCCGCTGGGGTTGTCGGCGGGGCGGCCGTTGCCGCCGGTCAGGATGCGGTTGCCGCCGATGCCCTGGTTGACGACGCCGTAGCGGGGCACGTCCTGCCCGGCGACGGCCGCCTCGCGCAGCCGCTTGGCGAGGACGTCGGGCCAGCGCCGGTTGGCGCCCACGGTGGAGGAGTGGCCCTCGGTGAGGGAGTCGCCGAAGGCGACGAGGGTGCCGTGGGACTCCTTGCTGAGCACGTCGAGGGCGGTCAGATAGCGCCAGGCCTCGACCTGCTGGGTGTACGGCGTGCCGGTCACGTCCTCGGCGTGGTCGCCCTGCGCGGCGTAGGAGATCTGCCGTACGTGCGCGTGCACGGTGACCGGGCCGGGCTCGGCCGGGGCGTACGTGGTGACCAGGACGTCGCTGTCGTACGGGATGGTGATGCGTACGGCGTCGCTCATCGCCTGCCGGCCCGGCGGGATCACGACGGTGGCGATGCCGTTGAACGTCAGCCGCCGCATGGTCTGCGGCAGCGCGGCCGCGCTGCCGTGGGCGGCGGCGAGGGCGATGGTGGCGTCCGTGATGGTCAGGGGCAGCCGGCCGTAGAGGTTGGACAGCGTGATCCGGGCACCCGTGCCGCCGACGCTGGTGTGGACGACGTTGCGCACGGAGCGGTCGTGCAGGCCGGCGGTCTCGGTGCCGGGCTCGGCGGCGGACGGGGACGTCGACCAGGCGCCGACCCAGGTGCCGGTGGAGGCCGGGGCGGCGGTGTTGCGCGGGGGGTGGGGGCCCGCGGCCGGGCGCTGTGCCGTGCCGTCGTCGGAGGCCGCTCCGACGTATATGGCGACCGACATGGCCACGATCAGCGAGACGATCGCGGCGAGCAAGGCATAACCGGAATGAGGCCTGGTCATGCGGTGCGTCTCTCCTCGGGCGGAAGTGGAGCCCGGGGCTCCGATGTGATCACCCCATGATGCGCCATGGAGGTGGGGGAGTTGACCGGTACCCCCTGCGGCAGAGCCATTCGGCCGCGAGAGTTCACTTGCCCGTTCACTCGCGCGCCGCCCCCTGTCGGACAGACGCGGGGAACTCTTGTCCCGTTCCAGGAGTCGGTCAGGAAGGGACAATGTGGAGTGGAGGCTCGGGAACGGGTGGAGCGGATGGATCGTACGAAACCGGATCAAGCAGTCGAAACGGGAGCTGCTTCCGTAGAGAAGCATGCCCGGCCGGACACGGTCGGTAACCGACCCGTCGGCACGCGTGGCGTGCCCGCGTCCGCCGTCCGCGCCATGACGACGTTCAGCCCCGCCGACGAGGAGAAGCAGCGCGGGGTGCGCCGGATGAAGGTCACCGCGACCGGGCTGCTGCTGTTCGTGGCCGTGGTGTACGTGCTGGCCAAATGGGCGCAGAACTCGGGCGCCGGCCCCTGGGTCGGTTATGTCGCGGCGGCCGCCGAGGCCGGCATGGTCGGCGCGCTGGCCGACTGGTTCGCCGTCACCGCCCTGTTCCGCCACCCGCTCGGCATCCCCATCCCGCACACCGCGATCATCCCGACCAAGAAGGACCAGCTGGGCGTCTCGCTGGGCGAGTTCGTCGGCGAGAACTTCCTCTCCGAGGACGTCGTACGAGAGCGGCTGCGCGCCGTCGGCATAGGCAGCCGCCTCGGCGCCTGGCTCGCCGAACCGCAGAACGCCGACCGGGTGACCGCCGAGCTGGCCACGGCCCTGAGAGGCGCGCTGACCGTGCTGCGCGACTCCGACGTGCAGGCGGTGGTCGGCGAGGCGATCACCCGCCGGGCGAACGTCCAGGAGATCGCCCCCGGCATCGGCAAGATGCTGGAGAAGGTCGTCGCCGACGGCGGCCACAAACGGGTCGTCGACCTGATCGTCTCCCGCGCGCACGACTGGCTGGTGCTGCACAGCGACTCCGTGATGGACGCCGTGCAGGGCGGAGCGCCCGGCTGGACCCCGCGCTTCGTCGACCGGAAGGTCGGCGAGCGGGTCTACAAGGAGTTGCTGCGCTTCTGCGCGGAGATGCGGGACATGCCGTCCCACCCGGCGCGCGGCGCTCTCGACCGCTTCCTCACCGACTTCGCCTCCGACCTGCAGTCCGACACCGACACGCGCGCGAAGGTGGAGCGGCTCAAGGGCGAGGTGCTGGGCCGTGGCGAGGTCCAGGACCTGATCGCCTCCGCCTGGACGGCCGTACGCTCCATGATCGTCTCTGCGGCGGAGGACGAGCGCAGCGAGCTGCGGCTGCGCGTGCGGGCCTCGCTGCTCTCCCTGGGCGCCCGGATGGCCACCGAACCCAAGATCCAGAACAAGGTGGACAGCTGGGTGGAGGGCGCGGCGGTGCACATCGTGACGACCTACCGCAGCGAGATCACGCTCCTGATCACCGACACCGTGGCGAGCTGGGACGCCGAGCACACCACGAAGAAGATCGAGGCGCACATCGGCCGTGACCTGCAGTTCATCCGGATCAACGGCACGGTGGTGGGCTCCCTGGCCGGGCTGCTGATCTACACGATCTCCCACATGCTGGGGGCGTAGCCCCCCGGGCCGTGCGGGCGTGACCTCTCCGGTTCCGGGCACACGAGAGGGGGTCGCCCAACGGAGAGGGAGCCATGGCAGCAGCATCGTCGTCGCCGGCCTCTGTGCCCGGCTCCACCGGCACCGTCACCACGTCCGTCCCCGCCCGTCTGGACCGGCTGCCGTGGTCCCGGTGGCACTGGATGATCGTGATCGGCCTCGGCACCGTCTGGATCCTGGACGGCCTCGAAGTCACCATCGTCGGCAACGTGGCCGGCCGGCTGGCCGAGGAGGGCAGCGGGCTGGACATCAGCGCGGCCCAGGTCACCGGCACGGCGGCGGCACTGTATGTGGCGGGCGCCTGCTCCGGCGCCCTGTTCTTCGGCCGGCTGACCGACCGTTACGGCCGCAAGAAGCTGTTCATGGTGACGCTGGCGGTGTATCTGGCGGCGACGGCCCTGACCGCGCTGTCGTTCGAGTCCTGGTGGTTCTTCCTCTTCCGCTTCCTGACCGGCTTCGGCATCGGCGGCGAGTACGCGGCCATCAACTCCGCGATCGACGAGCTGATCCCGTCCCTCTACCGGGGCCGCGTCGACCTGATCATCAACGGCAGCTACTGGCTCGGCGCGATCGGCGGCGCCCTGCTGTCGATCCTGATGCTGGACACCGCGATCTTCCCCATGGACCTGGGCTGGCGGCTGAGCTTCGCGCTGGGCGTGGTCCTGGGCCTGGTCATCCTTCTCGTACGGAGCCATGTGCCGGAGTCGCCACGGTGGCAGTTCATCCACGGCCGAGGTGAGCAGGCGGAAGCGCTGGTGACGTCGGTCGAACGGGAGATCGAGCAGGAGAAGGGCGAACCGCTGCCGCCGCCCGCCGGTGAGATCACCATCCACCAGCGCAAGAGCATCGGCTTCGGCCTGATCGCCAGGACCGTCTTCGGCCGCTACCCACGCCGGGCGGTGCTCGGGCTCTCCCTCTTCATCGGCCAGGCGTTCCTGTACAACGCCATCACCTTCGGCTTCGGCACCATCCTGACCACGTTCTTCGACGTGCCGACGGGCAACACGGGCTACTACTTCGCGGTGATCGCGGCGGGCAACTTCCTCGGCCCGCTGCTGCTGGGCAAGCTCTTCGACACGGTCGGCCGCAAGGTGATGATCTCCTCGACGTACATCCTCTCCGGCCTGCTCCTGTTCGGCACGGCCTGGCTGTTCGACCGGGGCTCCCTGACGGCGACGACGCTGACGGCGTGCTGGTGCGTGGTGCTGTTCTTCGCCTCGGCCGGTGCGTCCAGCGCCTACCTCACCGTCTCGGAGGTCTTCCCGATGGAGACCCGAGCCATGGCCATCGCCTTCTTCTACGCCCTCGGCACGGCGGCGGGCGGCATCAGCGGCCCGCTGATCTTCGCCGACCTGACGGAGTCGGGCGTGGTGGCCGACACGGTGCTCGCCTTCCAGATCGGCGCGGGCCTGATGTGCGCGGCGGGGCTGGTGGCGGCGTTCCTGGCGGTGCGTGCGGAGCGCCGCTCGCTGGAGGACATCGCCACGCCGTTGTCGGTGGCCGGGGCGGGGGCGGGGGCGTCCAAAGCCACGGCTTAGGAGGAGCGTTCGCGGGGGTCGAAGTCGGCCCACAGCATCTCGGAGTCGTGGACCTCGCCGGTCGGCCTCATGCCCAGAGCCTTGGCGATACCGGCCGACGCTCCATGACCGGGATGCACATGGGCCACAAACCCGGCAACGCCCTGGGTGCGCAGCCACAGGACCATGGCGGAGGCCCCCTCCTTGCCGTAGCCGACACCTTGGAAGGCGTGGCCGACCACCCAGGCGAGCTCGGCTTCGACGCGGTCGGGGCAGGGGCGGTAGAGCGTTGCCTGTACTGTCCCGACCAGCTGCCCGTCGGTTCTGTTCCGCAGCATCCAGTTGAGCCAACCCTGCCGCCCGTCGGGTGAATGACCGACGGTCTGCCGCCG
Proteins encoded in this window:
- a CDS encoding HNH endonuclease signature motif containing protein, with amino-acid sequence MNRGVQYTRERLAEAARQCADIDEVVAFFGTPPYDKLRRHLVSRFDHFGIDVSHMPRRTRAKEVDRPPADELRRALERSTSIAGALRALGLDPYNSRLRALFPEWTAEEGLSTAHFLGQAHQRGKPGVVPLRRPEDILVKHDGKQRTRTHLLRRALREVGVPEVCAECGVGPEWLGRPMTLEVDHINGDWHDDRRENLRLLCPNCHAVTTTWCRGGKRRHTLSR
- a CDS encoding HNH endonuclease signature motif containing protein, translating into MSEALGWLGVDPGSSTRRYVMGRMTKLGVDTSHFEREGVKWTREILQAAVSASTNMCEVLRHLGLEVVGGHHTHISRRIRAYGIDISHFQAPNRRGQARRPRTPEGLLVEQPADRARRIPSDRLKWAMTAKGMPERCALCGAEAVWRGRPLPLEVDHIDGNWRDNRIENLRFLCPNCHSTTDNYRGRGKRRAKGGVV
- the bcp gene encoding thioredoxin-dependent thiol peroxidase: MSDRLQPGDVAPAFTLPDADGNEVSLADHKGRKVIVYFYPAALTPGCTKQACDFTDNLDLLAGAGYDVIGVSPDSPEKLAKFRDKESLKVTLLGDPDKTVIETYGAYGEKKNYGKTYMGVIRSTIVVDEEGKVERALYNVRATGHVAKIIKDLGI
- a CDS encoding DUF3618 domain-containing protein, which produces MADTSDTRTPAQIEADIRRRRDVLAETLDEIGARVHPKTIVGDAKAKVVSNVDHTLGRAYVQVNRAVSDVKAQFVDENGSPRMARVLPAALVAVGVVGLLVLGPRRRKR
- a CDS encoding GroES family chaperonin, producing the protein MSGNRNDHSTHPDKLPIRMLHDRVLVRQDTSEGERRSGGGILIPATAAVGRRLAWAEVVAVGQNVRTVEPGDRVLYDPEDRAEVEVRGVAYVLMRERDLHAVAADRFEGSEDSTGLYL
- the sugE gene encoding quaternary ammonium compound efflux SMR transporter SugE, producing the protein MAWVLLIIAGVLEVGWSIGMKYTDGFTRLVPSLFTGAGIVASMLLLSYAAKSLPIGTAYGVWVGIGAAGSAVLGMVVLGEPATAARIFFVCLLLVAVVGLKATSGH
- a CDS encoding transglycosylase domain-containing protein, with the translated sequence MSDEPQPQQPNQGGPGPGEGKPRRPKRTGWRRIIPTWRMLLATFVIGVLLLIGLFYLGYSMVHIPTANSLATKQSNVYLYADGSQLARDGEVNRENVTLAQISKDAQHAVLAAEDRDFYTESAIDPKAMVRAAWNTATGKGRQSGSTITQQYVKNYYLAQEQTVTRKVKEFFISIKLDQEKSKDEILEGYLNTSYFGRNAYGIQAAAQAYYGMDATDLDAARGAYLAALLNAPSEYDVVAHPENKPAAQARWNYVLDGMVKEGWLTRSERTGLKFPMPKEATVSTGMSGQRGYLVDAVKQYLVENDIVDEDSLEAGGYRITTTLQKPKQDAFVKAVNDQLISKLDKDNREVDTYVRAGGVAVDPRTGKVVAMYGGIDYVKQYTNGATRRDFQVGSIFKPFVLTSAVENRSTTQNGFPITPNTYYDGTNKRPVQGWDGGYAPENEDQFSYGPITVREATDKSVNSVYAQMAVDVGPDKVMRTAVDLGVPSSTPELGPYPSIALGVAQASVLDMAKAYATLANHGEHGPYTMVEKITREGAEVIDLPERRTNQAVSREAADTTTSVLRSVVQQGTGTPAQAAGRPAAGKTGTAEEDQAAWFAGYTPDLATVVAVMGQDPVTAAHKSLYGATGLERVNGSGPPAEIWAQFTRDALEGTPVTDFDLRLQDGADVVYMPPAPPAGGENTDAPADEDTPGTDDSQTPGEAQGGTSDGGTTGDGGTTTGGTPTDGASTDGGTTTDGGTSSDGGTTDGGTTTGGDTSSGGDTSTGGSQGGTTDGGTSTGTTGGTPGTRRQ